One Thermococcus sp. DNA segment encodes these proteins:
- a CDS encoding DUF257 family protein has translation MEVTVSELVELVRPGETVVVEYETSYVPEFALKFLADYTRKNGVPFIIDDNFDSLYTILIHCKMLGLDVDLSHAYVFKTGGRREVGGKVMRVEFHPDPRVLLRNYDRAFSEVVGTLEKPALNLVLGVESLLYFVRDVRDFYRFLLGIQRYVGNRGRKSFYLVHTGLISSLPAYVHPELRRLATSVWVFDSYPTEVKLSILRSPDLDLVGREFTIDVGGVSRGGS, from the coding sequence GTGGAAGTTACAGTATCGGAACTTGTCGAACTGGTGAGGCCCGGGGAAACAGTTGTCGTTGAGTACGAAACCTCATACGTCCCTGAATTTGCCCTTAAGTTCCTTGCCGATTACACTAGGAAAAACGGCGTTCCCTTCATTATAGACGACAATTTCGACAGCCTTTATACAATTCTAATTCACTGCAAAATGCTAGGACTCGACGTTGACCTCAGCCACGCCTATGTGTTCAAGACCGGCGGAAGGAGAGAGGTTGGGGGTAAAGTGATGCGGGTGGAGTTCCACCCGGACCCAAGGGTCCTTCTGAGGAACTACGACAGAGCTTTTTCGGAGGTCGTTGGAACGCTTGAAAAACCCGCTTTAAACCTCGTTCTTGGCGTGGAGAGTCTTCTCTACTTCGTCAGGGACGTTAGGGATTTTTACAGGTTCCTCCTCGGAATCCAGCGCTACGTGGGGAACAGGGGGAGGAAATCCTTCTATCTCGTTCACACCGGCCTCATATCGAGCCTCCCGGCTTACGTTCATCCCGAGCTCAGGAGACTAGCTACCAGCGTCTGGGTATTTGATAGTTATCCCACTGAAGTTAAGCTCTCAATCCTTCGCAGTCCTGACCTTGACCTTGTCGGCAGGGAGTTCACCATAGATGTTGGAGGTGTTTCCCGTGGCGGTAGTTGA
- a CDS encoding DUF257 family protein encodes MAVVELKGVASREDVVNLFGSVRMGDFMLIENYSIVGSELTLYALLNYAYERGLPVLVEDIFDAFAGYLRHFDVMGITPPLEHVGVLKIGGIDELGHVVDKIQFEADPTLYLQKKERAIERAMGDERYVYIVTGFERLLGFQRDVKGIYVIVNHMRETLGNGRRMTFNLIESNVINGFSMNPLPLLESVATSVVELHDHGDMLRLRFRKSILNLLEGRNEVFLHPFDVVEWW; translated from the coding sequence GTGGCGGTAGTTGAACTCAAAGGCGTTGCCTCCAGGGAGGATGTGGTTAATCTCTTCGGCTCGGTTCGTATGGGTGACTTTATGCTGATTGAAAACTACTCTATCGTTGGTTCGGAGCTTACCCTTTATGCTCTCCTGAACTACGCCTACGAGCGCGGTCTTCCGGTTCTCGTTGAGGACATCTTTGATGCATTTGCCGGTTATCTTAGGCACTTCGACGTCATGGGCATTACCCCACCTCTGGAGCACGTGGGGGTTCTAAAGATTGGGGGCATTGATGAGCTCGGCCATGTTGTTGACAAGATTCAGTTTGAGGCGGACCCCACCCTATACCTGCAGAAGAAGGAGAGGGCGATAGAGAGGGCCATGGGCGATGAGCGGTACGTTTACATTGTCACAGGCTTCGAGAGGCTCCTCGGGTTCCAGCGCGACGTGAAAGGGATTTACGTCATAGTCAATCACATGAGGGAGACCCTCGGTAACGGTAGGAGGATGACATTTAACCTGATAGAGAGCAACGTCATCAACGGCTTTTCAATGAACCCCCTTCCCTTACTTGAGAGTGTTGCCACTTCCGTTGTGGAGCTTCACGACCACGGGGATATGCTACGCCTCAGGTTTCGGAAGTCAATACTCAATCTCCTTGAAGGAAGAAATGAGGTATTTCTCCACCCCTTTGACGTGGTTGAGTGGTGGTAG